From Desulforegula conservatrix Mb1Pa, a single genomic window includes:
- a CDS encoding acyl-CoA carboxylase subunit beta, with protein sequence MSIKEKINILKEKEKKIHEMGGEQAVSKLTSKGRMTARERLEYFFDQGTFQEIDKFVTHRCTNFDMKNTEIMADGVITGFGLVSGRTVFAYAQDFTSHAGTLGEMHAKKICKIMDLAMKTGAPFIAMNDSGGARIQEGVVALGGFGDMFFRNTAASGVIPQIAAIMGPTAGGAVYSPAIMDFVFMVKKSGQMFITGPDVIKAVTGEEISFEDLGGAVTHSEKSGVCHFACENDHETIDSIKTLLSYLPSNNMEDAPFEATDDSVFRECPDLDTVIPDSPSTPYDMRDVITSIVDDARIFEPLRNFAMNMIICFARIGGRVVGIVANQPSFLSGCLDIDASDKAARFIRFCDAFNIPILTITDVPGFLPGSNQEWNGIIRHGAKILWSYSEATVPKILLITRKAYGGAYIAMSSKHLGADMVFAWPSAEIAVMGAEGAANIIHRREINGSSNPSEKRKEKIEEYENLFSNPYEAASIGFVDAVIRPSESRIKIASALAALITKTETRPAKKHGNIPL encoded by the coding sequence ATGAGCATCAAAGAAAAAATAAATATTCTTAAAGAAAAAGAAAAAAAGATTCATGAAATGGGAGGAGAACAGGCGGTCTCAAAACTGACAAGCAAAGGCAGAATGACAGCCCGTGAACGTCTGGAATATTTTTTTGATCAAGGAACATTTCAGGAAATCGACAAGTTCGTCACTCATAGATGCACAAATTTCGACATGAAAAACACCGAAATAATGGCGGACGGAGTCATAACAGGATTCGGCCTTGTATCAGGCAGGACTGTTTTTGCCTATGCCCAGGATTTCACAAGCCACGCTGGCACACTCGGCGAGATGCACGCAAAAAAAATATGCAAGATCATGGATCTTGCCATGAAAACCGGCGCTCCTTTTATTGCCATGAATGACTCTGGAGGAGCAAGAATCCAGGAAGGAGTCGTAGCGCTCGGAGGCTTTGGTGACATGTTTTTCAGAAATACGGCAGCCTCCGGCGTAATTCCTCAGATTGCTGCGATCATGGGGCCTACCGCAGGCGGGGCTGTATATTCACCCGCCATAATGGACTTTGTCTTCATGGTCAAAAAGAGCGGCCAGATGTTCATAACAGGCCCTGATGTAATCAAGGCTGTAACAGGTGAGGAAATATCATTTGAGGATCTTGGCGGAGCCGTTACGCACAGTGAAAAAAGCGGGGTCTGCCATTTTGCCTGTGAAAACGACCATGAAACCATAGATTCAATCAAAACACTGCTTTCTTATCTGCCATCCAACAATATGGAGGACGCACCATTTGAAGCAACAGACGACAGCGTTTTCAGGGAATGCCCTGATCTTGACACAGTAATACCTGACAGCCCCAGCACACCTTATGACATGAGGGACGTAATAACATCCATAGTCGATGACGCGCGCATATTTGAACCACTCAGAAATTTTGCGATGAACATGATCATATGCTTTGCAAGAATCGGCGGCAGGGTTGTGGGAATTGTGGCAAACCAGCCATCATTTCTTTCAGGATGCCTCGATATAGACGCATCCGATAAAGCTGCGAGGTTCATAAGATTCTGCGATGCATTCAATATTCCTATTCTGACCATAACAGACGTGCCAGGATTTCTTCCTGGATCGAATCAGGAATGGAATGGAATCATAAGGCACGGAGCCAAGATTCTCTGGAGCTATTCCGAGGCAACTGTTCCCAAAATTCTTCTCATAACAAGAAAAGCATACGGCGGAGCCTATATTGCCATGTCATCTAAACACCTTGGAGCAGACATGGTTTTTGCCTGGCCCAGCGCTGAAATAGCAGTAATGGGAGCAGAAGGCGCAGCAAACATTATTCACAGAAGGGAAATAAACGGATCGTCAAACCCTTCGGAAAAAAGAAAAGAAAAAATAGAGGAATACGAAAACCTTTTTTCAAATCCCTATGAAGCGGCATCCATAGGATTCGTTGATGCAGTGATAAGACCATCTGAATCAAGAATAAAAATTGCCTCGGCATTAGCTGCCCTGATCACCAAAACAGAAACAAGACCTGCAAAAAAACATGGGAACATACCTTTATAA
- a CDS encoding 4'-phosphopantetheinyl transferase family protein, whose protein sequence is MKLHLTSPNTEPTTPGVTISLFDDLISLCQIRISEFMEWLLNDRDIKHQDIKDYGLSCSRRFVNEDFRILFLSESEIMRLNSFRTLKKQIEWMCGRFAAKILAIESIRKNHFDLSFIFLPEIRVMTTDKGAPYLPDLYRSSVSISHSHDYAIAALISQPGFKIGVDIEKIAPMNTDHFLKLAFSERERKLLENSDDRTLTTNWSMKEAILKLMGQGFHQPLTHTEIIGESVYIDGLRQEKIIQKRMIVDDEFVLSIAYEQIKNHRAVCKFCKAPGKPDMNYCSNKEKIQEKNI, encoded by the coding sequence ATGAAACTGCATTTAACAAGCCCAAATACAGAACCAACTACCCCAGGCGTAACTATCAGTCTTTTCGATGATCTGATAAGCCTATGTCAGATCAGAATATCTGAATTCATGGAATGGCTTCTTAATGACCGGGATATTAAGCACCAGGACATCAAGGACTACGGCCTCTCCTGTTCAAGACGATTCGTGAATGAAGATTTCAGAATACTGTTCCTTTCCGAATCTGAGATCATGCGTCTTAACAGCTTCAGAACATTAAAAAAACAGATTGAATGGATGTGCGGACGCTTTGCTGCAAAAATCCTCGCAATAGAGAGCATCCGAAAGAATCATTTTGATCTGAGTTTCATATTTCTGCCTGAGATCAGGGTTATGACCACAGATAAAGGCGCTCCGTATTTGCCTGATCTTTACCGCAGTTCTGTTTCAATATCCCACTCCCATGATTACGCAATTGCCGCACTTATTTCTCAGCCTGGCTTCAAGATAGGCGTGGATATTGAAAAAATTGCTCCCATGAATACAGATCATTTTTTAAAGCTGGCATTCTCGGAAAGGGAAAGAAAACTTCTCGAAAACTCCGACGACAGAACACTCACAACAAACTGGAGCATGAAAGAAGCTATTTTAAAGCTGATGGGACAAGGTTTTCACCAGCCTCTGACGCATACGGAAATCATCGGCGAATCAGTTTATATTGATGGTCTGAGGCAAGAAAAAATCATTCAAAAAAGAATGATCGTGGATGACGAATTTGTTCTGTCTATAGCCTATGAGCAAATCAAAAATCATAGGGCTGTATGTAAATTTTGCAAAGCTCCAGGTAAACCAGACATGAATTACTGTTCCAACAAAGAAAAAATTCAGGAAAAAAACATATGA